One Phycisphaerae bacterium RAS2 DNA window includes the following coding sequences:
- the hhoA_1 gene encoding Putative serine protease HhoA precursor has product MGFLIMLPAMAATSRPSTADAPDTKSEPQPAAQPERTAREVFALNAPAVVKLYGASVGRQQGYGSGVLVSPDGLVLTNLSVMLTGRSVRVVLHDGTSHEAELLRRDDARKLALLRFKASGLPFLTPHPSDALQTGDAVYALGNWFKIAEGDESVSLTRGVFSFKATIDARRLAQQYDYPGPVLIYDAITANPGAAGGPLLDARGRLVGLVGLIVESAATNTRVNHAIPGEDLIAFLKQDPARPTPSDAASAASTDADPSSTAKRPSTAEPYIGLTLSKVGYRQTWAFVERVRRDGPADRAGIRPDDLIIAIDGRRVADGADYQTQLAALVPGQRVPFTLKRGTEIVTAEVTVATKPGGVQP; this is encoded by the coding sequence ATGGGTTTTCTCATCATGCTCCCGGCGATGGCCGCGACGTCGAGACCTTCAACGGCCGATGCACCGGACACAAAATCCGAACCGCAGCCTGCTGCCCAACCAGAACGAACGGCAAGGGAAGTCTTCGCCCTCAATGCACCCGCGGTCGTCAAGCTCTACGGGGCCAGCGTCGGTCGGCAGCAAGGCTACGGCTCCGGCGTTCTTGTCTCACCAGACGGACTCGTTCTTACCAACCTGTCCGTCATGCTCACGGGCCGTTCCGTTCGCGTCGTGTTGCACGATGGAACGTCGCACGAGGCCGAATTGCTCCGACGGGACGACGCCCGAAAGCTTGCCTTGCTGCGGTTCAAGGCATCGGGACTTCCTTTTTTGACGCCCCATCCAAGTGACGCATTGCAAACCGGCGACGCGGTCTATGCGCTGGGCAACTGGTTCAAGATCGCCGAGGGAGATGAAAGCGTCTCCCTGACGCGAGGCGTTTTCAGCTTCAAGGCGACCATCGACGCCCGACGCCTCGCACAGCAATACGACTATCCCGGGCCGGTGCTCATCTACGACGCCATAACGGCCAATCCCGGCGCGGCGGGCGGACCCCTGCTTGACGCGCGCGGGCGGCTCGTGGGGCTGGTCGGCCTGATCGTCGAGTCCGCCGCGACCAATACACGCGTCAATCATGCGATTCCCGGCGAGGACTTGATCGCATTCCTCAAACAAGATCCGGCACGTCCGACCCCATCCGATGCGGCATCCGCCGCGAGCACCGATGCCGATCCATCATCAACTGCCAAACGCCCGTCAACAGCCGAGCCGTACATCGGCCTGACGCTCTCAAAAGTCGGATACCGCCAGACCTGGGCCTTTGTCGAACGCGTACGGCGCGATGGGCCGGCCGATCGAGCCGGCATCCGGCCCGATGACCTGATCATCGCGATTGATGGTCGACGTGTCGCAGACGGCGCGGATTATCAAACACAGCTGGCGGCATTAGTGCCGGGCCAGCGCGTGCCGTTCACACTCAAGCGCGGGACGGAAATCGTCACCGCCGAAGTTACAGTTGCGACCAAACCGGGAGGAGTTCAACCGTGA
- the hhoA_2 gene encoding Putative serine protease HhoA precursor, translated as MAPAGAAIHLRSNKCLRRGLCAVFAVFASGGALFDAQHADAQPVSVASADLSSAVRSAVAVIEPSIVVIETIGGAQPIRQDTRRGPMEESFRLAEGPTTGVIASPDGYIVSSSFNFARDPSVITVVLHDGRRLVARLVARDHIRRLALIKVDARNLREAAWASRGDLRVGQYAIACGKGMTGETHGPGTRHTFTSLGIISALNRRNGNAVQTDAKISPTNYGGPLIDLDGRVIGILVPMAGDGSPLAGAQWYDGGIGFAIYKDRIDAVRERLAAGQNIEPGKIGVQLESDDVDDALDFLDKLLPQSRGVKIARIAIPSPAQRAELKGGDKIIALDGKPTADLAELQRRLSDRAAGETVVLTIKRRFQRIEVAVELARFEDIGEWETPPSPATPKSGKSPEGDDAPATQPSAD; from the coding sequence ATGGCCCCTGCCGGCGCTGCAATCCACCTTCGATCCAACAAATGCCTTCGACGCGGCCTCTGCGCAGTGTTCGCGGTATTTGCATCTGGGGGCGCGCTTTTCGATGCGCAACATGCCGATGCCCAGCCGGTTTCCGTTGCAAGCGCCGACCTGTCGTCCGCCGTTCGGTCCGCCGTCGCCGTCATCGAGCCGTCGATTGTGGTCATCGAGACTATTGGCGGAGCACAACCGATCCGCCAGGACACGCGGCGCGGCCCCATGGAGGAGTCGTTTCGCCTTGCCGAAGGGCCCACGACGGGCGTCATCGCATCACCGGACGGTTACATCGTCTCAAGCAGCTTCAACTTTGCCCGCGATCCATCCGTCATCACCGTCGTACTTCACGACGGCCGGCGGCTTGTGGCGCGCCTCGTCGCGCGCGATCACATTCGCCGCCTCGCGCTGATCAAGGTCGATGCGCGCAATCTTCGCGAAGCCGCATGGGCCTCGCGAGGCGACCTGCGCGTCGGACAATACGCCATCGCCTGCGGCAAGGGCATGACCGGCGAGACACATGGCCCGGGCACGCGCCACACCTTCACTTCTCTCGGAATCATTTCCGCGCTAAACCGGCGAAACGGAAACGCCGTTCAGACGGACGCCAAGATCAGTCCGACCAATTATGGCGGACCGCTGATTGACCTTGACGGCCGGGTCATCGGCATCCTTGTTCCCATGGCCGGCGACGGCAGCCCGCTGGCGGGCGCGCAGTGGTATGACGGCGGCATCGGGTTTGCGATCTACAAGGATCGAATCGACGCGGTCCGCGAGCGATTGGCCGCCGGGCAGAACATCGAACCAGGCAAGATCGGTGTCCAGCTGGAGTCGGATGATGTCGACGACGCGCTGGATTTTCTCGACAAGCTGCTGCCGCAATCGCGCGGCGTGAAGATCGCGCGCATTGCCATCCCGTCGCCCGCGCAGCGCGCCGAGTTGAAGGGAGGCGACAAGATCATTGCATTGGATGGGAAGCCCACCGCCGACCTCGCGGAGTTGCAGCGTCGCTTGAGCGACCGCGCCGCGGGCGAAACCGTCGTGTTGACGATCAAGCGGCGTTTTCAACGAATCGAAGTCGCCGTCGAACTGGCACGCTTCGAAGACATCGGCGAATGGGAAACACCTCCCTCGCCCGCTACGCCGAAATCAGGCAAATCACCGGAAGGCGACGACGCGCCCGCCACGCAGCCATCCGCGGACTAA
- a CDS encoding ATP-dependent (S)-NAD(P)H-hydrate dehydratase, whose protein sequence is MRTKREAQPKMPRRKRDAHKGDFGRVLVVGGSRGMVGAPALSANAALRSGAGLATVACPTAIQLAVATLCPCATTLPLPEDGTGRIEFRAATNALRKEGFLGTKSSATVAAIGPGLGRGKAGSDTNLTRLMELIASTGVPMVVDADALNALPVIPLGEGRIGAGRKQIPRLGRAVLTPHPGEMARLTGLTIQAVQRDRRGVAMRLQKALAGGGTEIVIVLKGAGTIIAGSDGVFVNTTGNPGMATGGSGDVLTGIIAGLIAQGMSLFGAARLGTHIHGLAGDLAAGEFGEVSLIATDILACIPGALRQAMH, encoded by the coding sequence ATGAGAACCAAGCGCGAAGCACAGCCGAAGATGCCGCGTAGAAAGCGCGACGCCCACAAGGGCGATTTCGGGCGCGTGCTCGTTGTTGGCGGCTCACGCGGCATGGTCGGTGCGCCGGCCCTGTCGGCGAACGCTGCGCTGCGCAGTGGGGCGGGGCTGGCAACGGTTGCGTGCCCTACTGCGATTCAGCTTGCGGTCGCGACCCTTTGTCCTTGTGCCACAACCTTGCCGCTGCCGGAGGATGGGACCGGTCGAATCGAGTTTCGCGCGGCAACGAACGCGCTGCGAAAAGAAGGCTTCCTTGGCACCAAGTCATCGGCGACGGTGGCGGCGATCGGCCCGGGTCTGGGCCGAGGAAAAGCCGGGAGCGACACCAATTTGACACGTCTGATGGAATTGATTGCATCGACGGGCGTGCCGATGGTCGTGGATGCCGACGCACTCAATGCGCTGCCCGTGATTCCGCTGGGTGAGGGACGCATCGGTGCGGGGCGCAAACAGATTCCGCGGCTTGGCCGCGCAGTTCTCACGCCGCATCCGGGCGAAATGGCACGGCTGACCGGCCTGACAATCCAAGCGGTTCAGCGCGATCGGCGCGGCGTCGCAATGCGATTGCAGAAAGCGCTCGCGGGCGGGGGAACGGAAATCGTCATCGTGCTGAAAGGAGCCGGCACGATCATCGCGGGGAGCGATGGAGTGTTCGTCAACACGACGGGCAATCCTGGGATGGCCACCGGCGGCAGCGGTGATGTGTTGACGGGAATCATCGCGGGCTTGATCGCGCAAGGAATGAGCCTGTTTGGCGCGGCGCGCCTGGGAACGCACATTCACGGTCTCGCGGGCGATCTGGCAGCCGGGGAATTCGGTGAGGTTTCGCTCATCGCTACGGACATCCTGGCGTGCATTCCGGGTGCATTACGACAAGCTATGCATTAG
- a CDS encoding AIR carboxylase has translation MEPGQVRTLLELVRSGEKSVDDAMSALANLPFESLGYANVDHHRALRCGFPEVILCQGKSPAQVAGIFERLAATGGNVLATRASREHFTAVAATRSDAQYDEISRCITIRQLERRPTHGTIALVCAGTGDLPVIEEARITCDIMDQLTESYYDVGVAGIHRLLANTNEIRRARVVIVAAGMEGALASVVGGLVEAPVIAVPTSVGYGASFNGLAPLLTMLNSCAPGVSVVNIDNGFGAGYLASMINRMANRAQESNRS, from the coding sequence ATGGAACCTGGGCAAGTCAGGACGCTTCTGGAGCTGGTGCGAAGCGGGGAAAAGTCAGTTGACGACGCCATGTCGGCCCTGGCGAACTTGCCGTTCGAATCGCTCGGCTACGCGAACGTAGATCATCACCGTGCCCTGCGATGCGGGTTTCCGGAGGTCATTCTGTGTCAGGGTAAGTCTCCCGCGCAAGTGGCCGGCATATTCGAGAGGCTGGCGGCAACCGGCGGGAACGTGCTAGCGACGCGGGCGAGCCGGGAACACTTTACGGCTGTTGCGGCCACGCGATCTGATGCCCAGTACGACGAGATTTCGCGCTGCATCACGATTCGCCAGCTGGAGCGCCGGCCAACCCATGGGACGATCGCGCTGGTCTGCGCGGGGACAGGCGATCTTCCTGTGATCGAGGAAGCGCGCATCACCTGCGACATTATGGACCAATTGACAGAGTCGTACTATGACGTGGGAGTGGCAGGTATCCATCGATTGCTTGCAAACACAAATGAAATCCGCCGGGCACGAGTCGTTATTGTGGCGGCGGGCATGGAGGGCGCGCTGGCCAGTGTGGTCGGCGGCCTCGTGGAAGCGCCGGTCATCGCCGTTCCGACGAGCGTCGGGTATGGAGCGAGTTTTAACGGCCTGGCGCCGTTGCTGACGATGCTGAACAGCTGCGCGCCGGGCGTCTCGGTGGTGAACATCGACAATGGCTTCGGCGCGGGCTACCTTGCGTCCATGATCAATCGCATGGCGAATCGCGCGCAGGAGTCGAATCGTTCATGA
- a CDS encoding Tetratricopeptide repeat protein, with protein sequence MDENTVAGSRLLDLATPYLARRDRDGLAIALREAWSVPCLVLLLDQSDPVVVATAALCVGLIGHADSLPGLATLLHHADEQVVEAAEEAMWTISFRAGTPLEHQALWRIAESIRAGVSENVATLLKPLIRANRRFAEAFHQRGQAHYLDGAFSHALRDADRTIAINPYHFAAHALRANCLAAMHREKEALEAYRRVLQIHPRFYGARDAIHCLQRHLAGNAG encoded by the coding sequence ATGGATGAGAACACCGTCGCCGGTTCCCGGCTGCTTGACCTGGCGACCCCGTACCTCGCACGTCGCGACCGTGACGGTCTCGCCATCGCCCTGCGCGAAGCGTGGTCCGTCCCGTGTCTTGTGCTGTTGCTGGACCAATCCGACCCGGTCGTCGTCGCGACGGCCGCACTCTGCGTCGGGCTCATCGGCCACGCCGACAGCCTCCCGGGATTGGCAACCCTCTTGCATCACGCGGATGAGCAAGTCGTGGAAGCCGCTGAAGAGGCGATGTGGACCATCAGCTTCCGCGCCGGAACGCCGCTGGAACACCAGGCCCTGTGGCGCATCGCGGAATCGATTCGTGCCGGCGTTTCCGAGAATGTGGCGACCCTGCTGAAGCCCTTGATTCGAGCCAACCGCCGATTCGCCGAAGCTTTTCACCAGCGCGGCCAGGCACATTACCTCGACGGCGCCTTCTCCCACGCTCTGCGCGACGCCGACCGCACGATAGCGATCAACCCATATCACTTTGCGGCGCACGCGTTGCGCGCCAACTGCCTCGCGGCGATGCATCGCGAGAAGGAAGCGCTTGAGGCTTATCGCCGCGTCCTGCAAATTCACCCGCGATTCTACGGCGCACGAGACGCGATTCACTGTCTGCAGCGGCATCTTGCGGGCAACGCGGGATGA
- a CDS encoding tellurite resistance protein TehB: MQPSTESNHSISGDSPFLDVRLEAEFLSAHHPHAVNIPLEELVDRIHELPPPYETLWLFDADSQRAGQAERMLRERDRMVAIIEPGDPRAQYGSTVSGASTARLWRPHRLMHELLAAMRAEWGDVKGRTALDVACGAGRDAVFLAEHSLQVTAWDILPDAVARCEDLARRTGVTLAASARDITVAGEILPDSVDIVCCFNFLHRPLMPSLAEAVRPGGFVCYETFVDPQRERFGKPTRPERVLRPGELAKFFKGWTLLVSREGLVSPRRIAASLIAQRPVA; the protein is encoded by the coding sequence GTGCAGCCATCCACCGAGTCCAACCATTCAATATCAGGCGACTCGCCATTCCTGGATGTGCGCTTGGAAGCAGAATTCCTCAGTGCGCACCATCCCCACGCCGTGAACATTCCGCTGGAAGAACTGGTCGATCGCATTCACGAACTACCGCCGCCGTATGAAACTCTTTGGCTATTTGACGCCGACTCGCAACGCGCCGGGCAAGCCGAAAGGATGCTTCGCGAGCGCGATCGAATGGTCGCAATCATCGAACCCGGCGACCCGCGCGCCCAGTACGGGAGCACTGTCTCCGGCGCATCGACCGCACGCCTCTGGCGGCCGCACCGGCTCATGCATGAGTTGCTCGCCGCGATGCGAGCTGAATGGGGCGACGTGAAGGGCCGAACCGCTCTGGACGTCGCATGCGGGGCGGGACGCGATGCGGTCTTTCTCGCGGAACACAGCCTGCAGGTGACCGCGTGGGACATTCTGCCCGACGCCGTGGCGCGGTGCGAAGACCTCGCGCGTCGCACGGGCGTGACGCTTGCAGCAAGCGCGCGCGATATTACCGTCGCCGGAGAAATCCTGCCCGATTCGGTCGATATCGTGTGTTGCTTCAACTTCTTGCATCGCCCACTCATGCCGTCGCTGGCTGAGGCGGTTCGACCCGGCGGGTTCGTGTGCTATGAGACGTTTGTCGATCCACAACGCGAGCGATTCGGCAAGCCCACCCGGCCGGAGCGCGTGCTGCGGCCCGGCGAACTGGCGAAATTCTTCAAAGGTTGGACGCTGCTCGTGTCGCGTGAGGGGTTGGTTTCGCCGCGGCGCATTGCGGCGTCGCTGATCGCCCAGCGGCCGGTAGCTTGA
- the pfkA1 gene encoding 6-phosphofructokinase 1, whose protein sequence is MVSVDAKQTGGGNKVIRRIGILTGGGDCPGLNAVIRAVTKTAIFDHGWQVFGVEDGYLGLIEDKVRPLSAGNVSNILTHGGTILGTSNKAEPSRYPVGVGKKGEPIFGDVRDRAMATYEKYGMDALVVIGGDGTMSGANGLIELGMRCVGVPKTIDNDLMHTEVTFGFQTAVETATEAIDRVHTTAASHHRIMVVELMGRNAGWLTLHTGVASGADIILIPEIPYDIAKLCDFCKDRKKAGKKSTIVAVAEGAKPIDGDVVVDRTIADSPDPIRYGGIANVLHRQLEMCSNIEARAVVLGHVQRGGTPCAFDRAIATQFGFHATEMLARGEYNRLVVVNRGKYGSVPIGEVANRQRVVSSDDDLVRAARAVGTGFGD, encoded by the coding sequence ATGGTATCCGTTGACGCGAAGCAAACCGGTGGCGGGAACAAGGTAATTCGACGCATCGGCATCCTGACCGGCGGCGGCGACTGCCCGGGTCTCAACGCCGTCATTCGGGCGGTGACCAAGACCGCGATCTTCGATCACGGCTGGCAGGTCTTCGGCGTCGAGGACGGCTACCTCGGATTGATCGAGGACAAAGTGCGGCCGCTCTCCGCAGGGAATGTAAGCAACATCCTGACGCACGGCGGCACGATACTCGGCACGAGCAACAAGGCCGAGCCGAGCCGGTACCCGGTCGGGGTCGGCAAGAAGGGCGAGCCGATCTTCGGCGATGTTCGCGACCGGGCCATGGCGACGTACGAGAAGTACGGCATGGACGCGCTGGTGGTGATCGGCGGCGACGGCACGATGAGCGGCGCGAACGGACTGATCGAGCTTGGCATGCGCTGCGTCGGCGTCCCCAAGACCATCGACAACGATCTGATGCACACCGAGGTCACGTTCGGCTTCCAGACCGCGGTGGAGACCGCGACCGAGGCGATCGATCGGGTTCACACGACGGCGGCGAGCCATCACCGGATCATGGTGGTGGAGTTGATGGGTCGCAACGCCGGCTGGTTGACGTTGCACACGGGCGTCGCGAGCGGGGCGGACATCATTCTGATCCCGGAGATACCGTACGACATCGCGAAGCTCTGCGACTTCTGCAAGGACCGCAAGAAGGCCGGCAAGAAATCAACGATTGTTGCCGTCGCGGAGGGGGCCAAGCCGATCGATGGGGATGTTGTGGTTGATCGCACCATTGCCGACAGCCCAGACCCGATCCGCTACGGCGGCATCGCCAACGTGCTGCATCGGCAGTTGGAGATGTGCTCGAACATCGAAGCGCGGGCGGTGGTGCTGGGGCACGTGCAACGTGGCGGCACACCGTGCGCCTTTGACCGGGCGATTGCAACGCAGTTCGGTTTTCACGCAACGGAGATGCTGGCCCGCGGCGAATACAATCGGCTCGTCGTTGTGAATCGCGGCAAATACGGCAGTGTGCCGATCGGCGAAGTGGCCAATCGCCAGCGCGTCGTTTCGTCGGACGATGATCTCGTCCGGGCTGCCCGCGCCGTGGGCACCGGATTCGGCGATTGA
- the polX gene encoding DNA polymerase/3'-5' exonuclease PolX, producing the protein MPTTSDLISLFNEIADILEINGEQVFRVNSYRRAARSLKDVTEPLDELAARGGLADLPGIGKSMAAKIEEFLSTGKVATHDELRATIPSGLLKLRAIPGMGPKKIALVWKELGVDSLDALRAKIQSGELAKLKGMGEKSVEQIAKGIDFAEHSSDRTPLGVAWTLADEILAVLRKVKGVRRAEAAGSLRRGCETIGDVDILCESDDGAGVIEAFTKLPQAVRVLAAGDTKGSILVERRGGGELQVDCRVVPRESYGTALQYFTGSKEHNVRLRELAVKKKFKLNEWGLFAGDKAVAGEKEEDVYKKLGLPWIPPELREDRGELDFDQTPRLIELSDIRGDLHMHTTASDGTMSAAEMAEAASKRGYEYIAITDHSRSSTIANGLTIDRMWRQIEKIRALNKDHKTISVLIGCECDILSDGKLDYPDSLLAACDLVVASVHVAQRQDRAKVTSRVLKAIENPYVTILGHPTGRLINKREPMDLDMAAVVRQAAKTQTILEINSSWQRLDLNDLHARMARDAGVMMVINTDSHAAIQMEQMKFGVTVARRAGLEAKQVLNTLPLPSVRKRIARKRSGE; encoded by the coding sequence ATGCCAACGACCAGCGACCTGATCAGCCTCTTCAACGAAATCGCCGACATCCTTGAGATCAACGGCGAGCAGGTCTTCCGCGTCAATTCCTATCGACGCGCCGCGCGCAGCCTCAAGGACGTGACCGAGCCGCTGGACGAGCTTGCTGCTCGCGGAGGGTTGGCTGACCTACCCGGCATCGGCAAGAGCATGGCCGCCAAGATCGAGGAATTTCTCTCGACCGGCAAAGTCGCGACGCACGACGAACTGCGCGCGACGATCCCCTCGGGGCTGCTCAAGCTCCGCGCCATTCCCGGCATGGGGCCGAAGAAGATCGCGCTGGTTTGGAAAGAACTGGGCGTCGATTCGCTGGATGCCCTCCGCGCGAAAATTCAGTCCGGCGAACTGGCGAAGCTCAAGGGAATGGGCGAGAAGAGCGTCGAGCAGATTGCCAAGGGAATCGACTTTGCCGAACACTCGAGCGACCGCACGCCGCTCGGAGTAGCGTGGACGCTCGCCGACGAGATCCTTGCCGTCTTGCGAAAGGTCAAGGGCGTGCGGCGCGCCGAGGCGGCCGGCAGCTTGCGTCGCGGGTGCGAAACCATCGGCGACGTGGACATCCTTTGCGAATCCGATGACGGCGCGGGCGTGATCGAGGCGTTTACGAAGTTGCCGCAGGCGGTGCGGGTTCTGGCGGCGGGCGACACGAAAGGGTCGATCCTCGTGGAGCGCCGGGGCGGCGGTGAGTTGCAGGTGGATTGCCGCGTTGTCCCGCGCGAGTCGTACGGTACTGCTTTGCAATACTTCACCGGCAGCAAGGAGCACAATGTCCGGCTGCGCGAATTGGCTGTGAAGAAAAAATTCAAGCTCAACGAGTGGGGTTTGTTCGCCGGCGACAAAGCCGTCGCGGGCGAGAAAGAGGAAGACGTTTACAAAAAGCTGGGCCTGCCCTGGATTCCGCCGGAGCTGCGAGAGGATCGCGGCGAACTGGATTTTGACCAAACGCCACGTCTGATTGAGCTCTCCGACATCCGCGGCGACCTCCACATGCACACGACGGCCAGCGACGGCACGATGAGCGCCGCCGAAATGGCCGAGGCCGCGTCGAAACGGGGCTACGAGTACATCGCCATCACCGACCACTCGCGCTCCAGCACCATCGCCAACGGCCTCACCATTGATCGCATGTGGCGGCAGATCGAGAAGATTCGCGCGCTCAACAAAGACCACAAGACGATCTCCGTGTTGATCGGTTGCGAGTGCGACATTCTCTCCGACGGCAAGTTGGATTATCCCGACTCGCTGCTGGCCGCCTGCGATCTAGTTGTCGCGAGCGTTCACGTGGCGCAGCGACAGGACCGTGCGAAAGTCACGTCACGCGTGCTCAAAGCAATAGAGAACCCCTACGTGACCATCCTCGGCCACCCCACCGGCCGGCTCATCAACAAGCGCGAGCCGATGGACCTCGACATGGCGGCGGTTGTCAGGCAGGCGGCCAAGACCCAGACGATTCTTGAAATCAACTCATCGTGGCAGCGGCTGGACCTGAACGACCTGCACGCTCGCATGGCCCGCGACGCAGGCGTCATGATGGTCATCAATACCGATTCACACGCAGCCATCCAGATGGAACAGATGAAGTTTGGCGTGACGGTCGCGCGACGTGCCGGGCTGGAGGCGAAACAGGTGCTGAACACGCTGCCGCTTCCATCGGTCCGCAAGCGCATCGCGCGCAAACGAAGCGGCGAATAG
- a CDS encoding Adenosylhomocysteinase: MTVATAVREDYKVADMSQAAFGRKEIELAEHEMPGLMAIRKEYAAKKPLAGARITGSLHMTIQTAVLIETLAELGADVRWCSCNIFSTQDHAAAAIAKAGIPVFAWKGETLEEYWWCTLQALTWPDGSGPTLIVDDGGDATLLVVKGAEYNRTGSVPSPDSTDVEEMQIILKLLAAEQKRDTKRWIGIEKAIVGVSEETTTGVHRLYQMQEAGTLPFPAINVNDSVTKSKFDNLYGCRHSLVDGIMRATDVMLAGKVAVVCGYGDVGKGCAQSLRGQGSRVIVTEIDPICALQAAMEGYQVLTLDDVISTADIFITATGNFNIITADHMKKMKHNAIVGNIGHFDNEIDMAGLKKVPGVKRINIKPQVDEWKFADGHSVIVLAEGRLLNLGCATGHPSFVMSNSFSNQVIAQIELWQNHKKYEKKVYTLPKHLDEKVAMLHLEKLGAKLTKLSKEQAAYLGIPAEGPYKPTHYRY, from the coding sequence ATGACCGTCGCAACCGCCGTCCGCGAGGATTACAAAGTCGCCGACATGAGCCAGGCCGCGTTCGGCCGCAAAGAGATCGAGCTGGCCGAACACGAGATGCCTGGCTTGATGGCGATTCGCAAAGAGTACGCCGCGAAGAAGCCGCTGGCCGGCGCGAGGATCACCGGCTCGCTGCACATGACGATCCAGACGGCGGTTTTGATCGAGACGCTCGCCGAGCTGGGTGCCGACGTGCGCTGGTGCTCGTGCAACATTTTCAGCACACAGGATCATGCCGCGGCGGCGATTGCCAAGGCGGGCATTCCTGTCTTCGCCTGGAAGGGTGAGACGCTGGAAGAATACTGGTGGTGCACGCTGCAGGCGCTGACGTGGCCGGACGGCAGCGGTCCGACGTTGATCGTGGACGATGGCGGCGACGCGACGCTGCTGGTCGTCAAAGGCGCGGAGTACAACCGCACCGGCAGCGTGCCGTCGCCGGATTCGACGGACGTGGAGGAAATGCAGATCATCCTCAAGTTGCTGGCGGCGGAACAGAAGCGCGACACCAAGCGATGGATCGGAATTGAGAAGGCGATCGTCGGGGTCAGCGAAGAGACGACGACCGGCGTGCATCGATTGTACCAGATGCAGGAAGCGGGCACGCTGCCGTTCCCGGCGATCAATGTCAACGACAGCGTCACGAAGAGCAAGTTTGACAATCTATACGGCTGTCGCCACTCGCTGGTGGACGGCATCATGCGGGCGACGGATGTCATGCTGGCCGGGAAGGTCGCCGTCGTTTGCGGCTATGGCGACGTGGGCAAGGGTTGCGCCCAGAGCCTGCGCGGCCAGGGGAGCCGCGTGATCGTCACCGAGATCGACCCGATCTGCGCCTTGCAGGCGGCGATGGAAGGCTACCAGGTGCTGACGCTTGACGATGTGATCAGCACGGCCGACATCTTCATCACGGCGACTGGCAACTTCAACATCATCACCGCCGACCACATGAAGAAGATGAAACACAACGCGATCGTCGGCAACATCGGCCATTTCGATAACGAAATCGACATGGCGGGTTTGAAGAAGGTGCCGGGCGTTAAGCGGATCAACATCAAGCCGCAGGTCGATGAGTGGAAGTTCGCCGACGGGCACTCGGTGATCGTGCTGGCCGAAGGGCGGCTGCTGAATCTCGGCTGTGCGACGGGGCATCCGAGCTTCGTGATGAGCAACAGCTTCTCGAACCAGGTGATCGCCCAGATCGAGCTGTGGCAGAACCACAAGAAGTACGAGAAGAAGGTCTATACGCTGCCGAAGCATCTGGACGAGAAGGTCGCCATGCTGCACTTGGAAAAACTTGGTGCGAAGCTGACGAAGCTCTCGAAGGAACAGGCCGCGTACCTGGGAATCCCGGCCGAAGGACCGTACAAGCCTACGCACTATCGCTATTGA
- a CDS encoding arginyl-tRNA-protein transferase → MTAPFEPRISIALPLIESEPHPCSYLPGRTAVTEYSVPGAFAPIGAIPPLTAEDYQALMDAGFRRSGIAVYRTACDSCRECVPIRVPVAAFRPSRSQRRAWRRNQDVTLQSGKPHASEEKYRIFAAYQREHHESDTVDSYSQFRDFLYRSPVQSLEMVYRVGSAIAGVGIVDVASQSLSSVYFYFDPVHARRSLGIFSALMEIDLCRQMGKPYWYAGYYIRECDRMNYKARFEPCELLLADGNWRSFS, encoded by the coding sequence GTGACCGCACCCTTTGAACCACGCATCTCCATCGCCCTGCCGCTCATCGAGAGCGAGCCGCATCCCTGCTCGTACCTGCCGGGGCGCACGGCTGTCACCGAGTATTCCGTGCCCGGAGCGTTCGCGCCGATCGGAGCCATCCCACCGCTGACCGCGGAAGATTATCAGGCGTTGATGGATGCGGGCTTTCGTCGAAGCGGCATCGCAGTCTATCGCACCGCCTGCGATTCGTGTCGCGAATGCGTCCCGATCCGCGTGCCGGTGGCAGCTTTCCGCCCGAGCCGTTCACAGCGACGCGCATGGCGGCGCAACCAGGATGTCACTTTGCAAAGCGGCAAGCCGCACGCCAGCGAGGAGAAGTATCGCATCTTCGCCGCCTACCAGCGCGAGCATCACGAATCGGACACGGTCGATTCCTACTCCCAGTTCAGAGATTTCCTGTATCGCTCGCCGGTGCAGTCGCTGGAGATGGTTTATCGCGTAGGATCGGCCATCGCCGGCGTCGGAATCGTAGATGTCGCGTCGCAATCGCTGTCGAGTGTGTACTTCTATTTCGACCCGGTCCACGCACGCCGCAGTCTCGGCATTTTCAGCGCGCTAATGGAGATCGACCTCTGCCGGCAGATGGGTAAGCCGTACTGGTACGCGGGCTATTACATCCGCGAGTGTGATCGCATGAATTACAAGGCGAGGTTTGAACCGTGTGAATTGCTTTTGGCAGATGGGAATTGGCGATCCTTCTCATAG